Genomic DNA from Bacteroidota bacterium:
AGTATTGATACTGCATTTGATAAGGGTTATATTGTTGCGGGCTATGGAATTTGCAATAATGATACGGATGGATTTGTAATGAAACTTGATACAGCTTTTGAGCAAGATTGGAGAAAATACATAGGAAAAACAGGACTTGAAAGTTTTAATGACATAGTTACCACAGATTTTACTTACATAGCTGTGGGGCAGTGCAACACAAGAGGCGAAGAATATGAAGATATGTATGTTGTACACCTCGATTCCTTTGGAGACACAATTTTACACGAAACCTTTGGAGGCGATTCTGTGGATATGGGTTATGCAGTAGCAAAGTTTCTGGGGATGCCTTTTGTGTATTTTAGTGGTTATAATACAAGTTATGGGATTGAGGAAAGTGGGAATGCTTATTTAGGTGTGTCATTGGCAACTAACAACTTTGATAATACAGAGAATTGTAAGATTCCAAGAATTTTATGGGTTAATAATTTCTTAAATAAATCAGACATTTTTAGCAATCAAAATATTTTATTAAACGGTGAAAAACGCATAAAACTTATGAGTTTTGTAATACAAGACAATATAAACTACTTAATACTTTATGGAGTACGTAATATATTTAACCCTAAATATGTTTCAAGTAAAGAGGATAAGATTTATTTTGAAGAAAAACTTGCCTATTTCATTGATGGATGCAATTCTTATGGAATTATTTGTGGTGCTGCATATGGGGATCCTGATGACGACCAAATGTACAATCAATTAATGTACAATACGGAAAATTACAATTTCGGTCATCATGGGAAAATAAATTTTCTGGTACTTGAGGATGAATTCTGGAATCCTGACCCAAAAAAAGAATATTCTGATTATGAAGAACATGGTATTTACAAAACCAAATACACAGAGCACTTTGAAAAAATTAACAAACTAACAGGAGCTAGAACAACGGATGGAAATATTAACAGGGTATTTGATTGTTTAGGATACTCATATCATAGAGGTTGTTCATATGATGAAGACCCTACGATGTACGATGATTGCACACCACGTCATGATATTAACGACAGGAAAGATAAACTCAAAGCTATTCAGGAATCAGGTAGTGATGCTCTTTTAGTGTATTATTATATTGATTATGATGAAAATGATGAGGATGAAGCTGTATCATTTATTAGTGCCAGTTCTAGGTATCAAGAAAGATTGCAATATCTTGGCTATAGAAACGATAATCAAGTAACCAACATAATTCCAACATTTTCGTGCCAACCAAGTTATTTACAAAATTGGTTTAATGCTGATGGAAATGACTTTAACAGGGCGAAAAATGAATATATTAGCGAGCATGGAGACATATACGAAAATCCAGGAAGTGCTTACCAATATATAGACAATGTCAATATTTCAGCATTCTGTTATATATATTATTCAGATCTTCAGGCACTAATGGTAGAGTATCCTTATTGTTATATTGATTTTGATGATCGATCACTTGTTGATTGCCCTGAGTTTTCTGATCCAATCTCTGGAGTTCTTGATCTTTATAAACCTAACCTAAATGTTTATCCAAACCCTTTGACAAATGAGATAACAATAAAGGTCAATAAGACTGATAACTTATCTGCCGAAATACGTATAAATATTTATGATATTTCAGGCAAACAAATAATAACTGAAATTTATTACAACAAGGAAACTATAAGGATGGATACAGAAGTATTGAAAAAGGGAATATATATAATAGAAATTTCCAATGATCAATATACAATCAGACGAAAAGTAATTAAACAGTAAAATGAAAAAAATAATATTTAGAATCCTATTTATATTACTCTTTCCCTTGTTTGCCAATGCACAGGGAAATTCATCTTTTGTAACAAATCTTGAATTTGAACATGCCAACGAAGTATATCCGCAAAAATGTGTTCAGATGAAAAATGGCAATTACCTGATATTGAGCAATTATTATTTCCCGGGTCCTGGAGGCGATTACTCATTTACCGAAATCTCTGTAAAAGGCAAGAAAATAAGGGATTTCAAATTCCCTATGGGTAATTTTTACCCTTACGATGTTGAACGCTTTTATTATTTCGAAAATGGTGATATATTTTTCTATGGCTGGGGCGACAAAAACCACTTATTAGAAACCGGTTTTAATTTTATGTACGACAAGAAAGGAGATTTAAAATGGACAAGAAATGACTTTTCCATACATTCACACTTTACAACAGTTTTTTCACCAATAGATAGTAGTTTTTTTGGCAGGAGCTGTTATACTAAATATAATCAGGAGAAACAAGAATACGAAAATCAATATGGATTTTGTATAAAGTTGGATTATTACGGAAACATTTTATGGCAAATAGACAGCTTGGTTTTTTACGATTCCATTTTAAAAGATACATTATTCTTTAAGTCTTTATATAATCTTTTTATTTACGACAGTTTTTATTATTTTATTTTGGCTAGAGGTAAAGATTACCGTAGGATGATTAAAATGTCTCTTGATGGAGATATTGTAAAAATTGATACTTTTCGTTTTCCATTTAACACAAAAGATTTAACCATGAGTTTTCAAAAAACTGAAGATGGATACTTGTTTCAGTTGAGGAAATGGATTGATGATTATGAAAGTCAAATCGTGAAACTGGATGATAGTTTTAATACAAAATGGCAATACCAATTACCCATAGATCATCCTGTTTATGCTTCGGATATTATTATTGATGAGTTTGGTAATATTCATCTGCTTTTGGTACATAATGTTGAATATCTCAGTGATTTAGAAACATATTTTGAAATTAGAAAACTTAATCCTGATGGAGAATTATTGGATAGTAAAAAATACTTTTACATTTACCTTAATGGAAATATAATAGACATACATGGTAGCTCCTTATTACTTACAAGAGATGGAGGTTATTTGATTTCAGCATCTATGGGTTATGGTTGGGAATTGGGTTATGTTATAAAAACCGACAGCAATGGCTATGTGGATGATAAAAAGATAAAGTGTGTTTCTATAAAAAATGAAGTACATAAAAACAGAAATGCTATTGCTTACCCAAACCCTTTTAAAACAAACTGCACATTCAAATTACCAACAAACACAAAACAAAAAGTAACCCTAAACCTTTACTCCATCACAGGCAAACTCCTAAAACAAGAAAAATTTACAGGAAACAGCTATGAGTTTTTCA
This window encodes:
- a CDS encoding T9SS type A sorting domain-containing protein; translation: APHSTNGWVLVGYTEVYTDPPVRTGDTRKEIFAMRIDTTGDTVWTFQYGRDNYNEIGYSVVNNGNDDFIILGNSTPIGSGDAKIRVIKIGDNGTSWNNLYGATNYDIEAYKIINDYDNNYIIAANDVTDDINPKLYVIEDSVGRLLNTYDYDLNDDTKIFSIDTAFDKGYIVAGYGICNNDTDGFVMKLDTAFEQDWRKYIGKTGLESFNDIVTTDFTYIAVGQCNTRGEEYEDMYVVHLDSFGDTILHETFGGDSVDMGYAVAKFLGMPFVYFSGYNTSYGIEESGNAYLGVSLATNNFDNTENCKIPRILWVNNFLNKSDIFSNQNILLNGEKRIKLMSFVIQDNINYLILYGVRNIFNPKYVSSKEDKIYFEEKLAYFIDGCNSYGIICGAAYGDPDDDQMYNQLMYNTENYNFGHHGKINFLVLEDEFWNPDPKKEYSDYEEHGIYKTKYTEHFEKINKLTGARTTDGNINRVFDCLGYSYHRGCSYDEDPTMYDDCTPRHDINDRKDKLKAIQESGSDALLVYYYIDYDENDEDEAVSFISASSRYQERLQYLGYRNDNQVTNIIPTFSCQPSYLQNWFNADGNDFNRAKNEYISEHGDIYENPGSAYQYIDNVNISAFCYIYYSDLQALMVEYPYCYIDFDDRSLVDCPEFSDPISGVLDLYKPNLNVYPNPLTNEITIKVNKTDNLSAEIRINIYDISGKQIITEIYYNKETIRMDTEVLKKGIYIIEISNDQYTIRRKVIKQ
- a CDS encoding T9SS type A sorting domain-containing protein, which gives rise to MKKIIFRILFILLFPLFANAQGNSSFVTNLEFEHANEVYPQKCVQMKNGNYLILSNYYFPGPGGDYSFTEISVKGKKIRDFKFPMGNFYPYDVERFYYFENGDIFFYGWGDKNHLLETGFNFMYDKKGDLKWTRNDFSIHSHFTTVFSPIDSSFFGRSCYTKYNQEKQEYENQYGFCIKLDYYGNILWQIDSLVFYDSILKDTLFFKSLYNLFIYDSFYYFILARGKDYRRMIKMSLDGDIVKIDTFRFPFNTKDLTMSFQKTEDGYLFQLRKWIDDYESQIVKLDDSFNTKWQYQLPIDHPVYASDIIIDEFGNIHLLLVHNVEYLSDLETYFEIRKLNPDGELLDSKKYFYIYLNGNIIDIHGSSLLLTRDGGYLISASMGYGWELGYVIKTDSNGYVDDKKIKCVSIKNEVHKNRNAIAYPNPFKTNCTFKLPTNTKQKVTLNLYSITGKLLKQEKFTGNSYEFFRGNLSNGLYLYQIILENKIFTGKLIVGDY